Proteins co-encoded in one Arachis hypogaea cultivar Tifrunner chromosome 13, arahy.Tifrunner.gnm2.J5K5, whole genome shotgun sequence genomic window:
- the LOC112732449 gene encoding probable WRKY transcription factor 41 has translation MENDGRWEQNILINELVQGMEVARRLKEDMNATYSADTKDLLLQRILSSYEKALLILRWNASTSKSQNMSQATATLFSESPISISASPLRDDKDHNQEFKHDSKKRKTMAKWVDQVRVSFESGLEGPHEDGYNWRKYGQKDILGAKYPRSYYRCTFRNTQGCWATKQVQRSDEDPTIFDITYKGRHTCSQGNKAVPQPKSPDKHEKLQCHSNEIQHRQTSEESLTTFGTIMTVKRDMVGNGEMEYPFTFPSTSFGSMAQESYSLIPSTLENESFLSSHFQTHLLYPNMQEFKYLPSTSFQMNELDGIYNRPLSESDITEIISTNTSTTNSPVPEFNFSLDPVEIDPNFPPNTLDFSPRALINKNI, from the exons ATGGAAAATGATGGGCGCTGGGAGCAGAACATACTCATCAACGAGCTAGTTCAGGGGATGGAGGTAgcaagaaggttgaaggaagacaTGAATGCGACATATTCAGCAGACACAAAAGATTTGTTGCTGCAGAGGATATTATCTTCGTATGAAAAAGCTCTGCTAATTCTAAGATGGAATGCATCAACTTCCAAGTCTCAGAACATGAGTCAAGCAACAGCAACCTTGTTTTCAGAGTCACCAATATCTATCAGCGCAAGTCCTCTGCGGGATGACAAGGATCATAATCAAGAGTTTAAACACGATTCAAAGAAAAG AAAGACAATGGCCAAATGGGTAGATCAAGTGAGAGTGAGCTTTGAGAGTGGCCTTGAAGGACCACATGAAGATGGTTACAACTGGAGAAAATATGGACAGAAAGATATCCTTGGTGCCAAATATCCCAG AAGTTATTATAGGTGCACCTTCCGGAACACTCAGGGGTGCTGGGCCACGAAGCAAGTACAGAGATCAGACGAAGATCCTACCATATTTGACATAACTTACAAAGGAAGGCATACCTGTTCTCAGGGAAACAAGGCTGTTCCGCAACCGAAATCGCCAGACAAACATGAGAAACTGCAATGTCATAGTAACGAAATTCAGCATAGACAAACATCAGAAGAAAGCCTGACAACTTTCGGGACCATTATGACAGTTAAAAGAGATATGGTGGGAAATGGAGAGATGGAATATCCTTTCACTTTCCCTTCAACTTCATTTGGAAGCATGGCACAAGAAAGCTACAGCTTGATTCCTTCAACCCTGGAGAACGAATCCTTCCTGAGCAGCCATTTCCAAACTCACTTATTATATCCAAACATGCAAGAATTTAAATACCTGCCATCTACGTCTTTCCAGATGAATGAGCTTGATGGGATCTATAATAGGCCGCTTTCAGAATCAGATATTACTGAGATCATTTCCACCAACACATCCACCACCAATTCTCCAGTTCCGGAGTTCAATTTCTCACTTGATCCAGTGGAAATTGATCCAAATTTCCCTCCCAATACCCTGGATTTTTCTCCTAGAGCCCTTATCAACAAGAACATCTAG
- the LOC112732450 gene encoding uncharacterized protein: MYDMKMAAGGGSTIGLPSSSLVGRSPKFMFRPSSSFQSHLASPPYERKLNSYSYSYSYWVCRTKRGRGMLRGLPFPVDPWAPSIDSQSIASQLFAFSLFPYIAFLYFITKSKTSPNLTLFGFYFLLAFVGATIPAGIYAKVQYGTSLSNVDWLHGGAESLLTLTNLFIVLGLRQALRSASKSNSQQNTPDFKDNKSRFEDL; the protein is encoded by the exons ATGTACGACATGAAGATGGCAGCAGGTGGTGGTTCTACCATCGGGTTGCCTTCTTCATCACTTGTTGGTAGATCCCCAAAGTTTATGTTCCGTCCGTCCTCAAGTTTTCAATCTCACTTGGCTTCTCCCCCCTATGAACGAAAACTCAACAGTTACAGTTACAGCTACAGCTACTGGGTTTGCAGGACGAAGAGAGGAAGAGGGATGTTGAGGGGGTTGCCGTTCCCCGTAGATCCATGGGCGCCCTCCATTGACTCACAGAGCATTGCTTCCCAGCTGTTCGCATTCTCCCTCTTCCCATACATAGCCTTTCTCTACTTCATTACCAAGTCCAAGACTTCCCCTAACCTCACCCTCTTCGGCTTCTACTTCTTGCTCGCCTTCGTCGGAGCCACTA TACCAGCTGGGATTTACG CAAAGGTGCAGTATGGGACTTCACTCTCCAACGTGGATTGGTTGCATGGCGGGGCTGAGTCGCTTCTCACTCTAACTAACTTGTTCATTGTCTTGGGACTCCGACAGGCTCTCAGGAGCGCATCCAAATCCAATTCTCAACAAAACACGCCAGATTTCAAAGATAACAAAAGTCGCTTCGAGGACCTTTGA